From the Gemmatimonadota bacterium genome, the window GGCGCTGATCGGCCGGCCGGAACACGAGGTGGCCGGTATCGTCACCGGCCCCGACCGGCCGAAGGGACGGGGACTGAAGACCGCGCATTCCCCGGTGAAGGAAACCGCCCTGCGGCACGGCATTCCCTTCTGGCAGCCTGAGAAGCTGCGCGATCCGGGTTTCCTGGACGCCCTTCGGTCCCTGGAAGCCGGCCTGTTCGTGGTCGTGGCCTTCCGCATCCTGCCCGACGAACTGCTGGCGATACCCCCGGCCGGCACGATCAACCTGCATCCTTCCCTCCTGCCCCGGTACCGCGGCGCGGCGCCCATACAGTGGGCGGTGATGAACGGGGACGAGGTTACGGGCGTCACCACGTTCCTGGTCGAAAGGCGGGTGGACACGGGTGACATCCTCTGCCAGGAGACCGTGCCGATCGGGCCGGAAGAAACGGCCGGCGAACTGCACGACCGCCTGTCCCGCACCGGCGCGGACCTGCTCCTGCGCACGGTGGATCGGGTGGCAGACGGCCGCATAACGCCGCGGGCGCAGCGGGGCGAAGCGACACCCGCGCCGAGGATCTCCCGGGAGGACGGCCGCATAGACTGGCGACTGCCGGCCCGCGTTATATACAACAGGGTACGGGGCCTGAACCCGGTTCCCATGGCCTTCACCACCTGGCGCGGCCAGCGCCTCCGGATCATTTCGAGTCAGCCCGTCCCTCTGGAAGGGGAAGGGGGCGGCCCGCCCGGAGAGATCGTCTCCGCCGACGAACGCCGGGGCGTCACCGTGCAGACCGGAGAAGGCGGATTGAGACTGGACCGGGTGCAGTCCGAGGGCCGGAGCCGGATCGAAGGCGCGGAATTCGTGAGAGGATACCGTCCGGTGGCGGGCGACCTTCTCGGCGGGTCCTGAGCACGGAACCCCGACCATGGTTCGACTTCACCACGACACACCGGCCGAGGCCGGAGAGAACGCGCCTTCGATGCGCGGTAACGCCCCTCCGGTGCGCGAGATCGCGTTGAAGGCGCTACACCGCACGGAAACGCGGGACGTACTGCCGCGGGACGCCCTCAATGCCCTTTTCCGGCGATACGGCTACTCGGCCCGGGACCGGGCCTTCGCGACCGAACTGGTGTACGGCACCATCCGCTGGCGCCGCCGCCTGGACTGGACGCTCGGCCGGCTGTTGCGCGGCAAACCGGAGTCGCTCACGCCGTGGATCCGCCTGATCCTCCACATGGGCCTGTACCAGTTGATGAAGATGGACCAGGTCCCCGCCGCTGCCGCCACCCATGAATCCGTGCAACTCGCCAAGCGATACGGGCACGAGGGCACCGTCCGCCTGACCAACGCGGTCCTGAGGACGGCCATCCGTCAGCGGGAACGGCTGTCGCGGCCGGCGCGCGGGGGAGACCCCGTCACGGATCTCGGCGTCACCCATTCCTATCCCGATTGGCTGGCGAAGCGGTGGATCCAGCGGTATGGCATGGAACCTACCGCCGCCCTCATGGAGGCCGGGAACCGGCCGCCGTCCCTGTCCGTCCGGGTCAACACGGCGAGGTCCACGCCGCAGGACCTCGCCGAATCACTGGCGCCGAACGGCATCCAGGTCGAACCGGGTCGGTGGCTCGATGATTTCCTGATTATCCGGCACGCGGGCGACCTGCACGGGCTGGCCGCCCACGAGTCGGGCCTGTTCCAGGTACAGGACGAAAGCGCGGGTCTCGCGGTGAGGCTTTTGGGTCCGCGGGCGGGCGAGACCGTTGTCGATTTATGTTGCGCTCCGGGCGGAAAAACAACATATATTGCGCAAATTGTCGGCGCGGGCGGAAAGGTGATCGCCTGCGATTCGTCACCGCATCGACTCCGCCGCGTGGAGGAACACCGGCAGCGAATGGGGTTGGGGCAGGTGCGTCTTGTCGTCATGGACGGCCGGTCGCCCGGCCTGGAATTCAAGGCCGACCGGGTCCTGGTGGATGCGCCCTGTTCCGGGCTCGGCACCATCGCGCGCCGGCCGGATCTGCGGTGGCGGAGAACGGCGGAGGACATCGGCCGGCTCCGCGGCGAACAACTGGCGTTGCTGGAGAAAGGCGCCGGCATGGTGAAACCGGGCGGCGTCCTGGTGTACAGCACGTGCACCATCGAGCCGGAAGAGAACGAGGACGTCGTGGCCGCGTTTTGCAGCAGGCATCCCGGTTTTCGGCCGGACAGCCCCGGCGACTGGCCGCAGGAACTGGCCGGGGTCATGGACGGCGCGGGCCGGATCGCCACGCTGCCGCCGGTACACGGCGTGGACGGGAGTTTCGCGGTGCGGCTGAGGAATACCGGCTGACCGTATTGGGTGGCCAGCCCGAGTAGCGCTGGCGGACCGCACTGGAGCGCATCTTGTTTGAAGAACTGACCGGCCGCATGGAAGGCATCGTCCGGAATCTCCGCAGTCAGGGCAAGCTGACGGAAAAGAACATCGACGACAGCCTACGGCAGGTGCGCCGCGCCCTGCTGGAAGCCGATGTGAATTTCAAGGTAGCCCGGACCTTCATCGACTCGGTCAAGGTAAAGGCCCTGGGGCAGGGCGTGCTCAGGAACCTTTCTCCGGGGCAGCAGATGGTGGGGATCGTCCACCAGGAACTGATCTCCCTGATGGGCGAGGAGGCCGTCGACGTCGCCATCGCGGAATCGCCCCCGACCATCGTCATGCTGGCCGGCCTGCAGGGGTCCGGCAAGACGACGGCCACGGGGAAGCTGGCACACCACTTCATCGGTGCGGGCCACCGGCCCATACTGGCCGCGGCGGACGTCTACCGGCCCGCGGCGGTGAAGCAGCTGGAGGTACTCGGCGAACAGCTGGACGTGCCGGTCGTGGCCCTCGGGGA encodes:
- a CDS encoding methionyl-tRNA formyltransferase, which codes for MRVVYMGTPAFAVPSLEALIGRPEHEVAGIVTGPDRPKGRGLKTAHSPVKETALRHGIPFWQPEKLRDPGFLDALRSLEAGLFVVVAFRILPDELLAIPPAGTINLHPSLLPRYRGAAPIQWAVMNGDEVTGVTTFLVERRVDTGDILCQETVPIGPEETAGELHDRLSRTGADLLLRTVDRVADGRITPRAQRGEATPAPRISREDGRIDWRLPARVIYNRVRGLNPVPMAFTTWRGQRLRIISSQPVPLEGEGGGPPGEIVSADERRGVTVQTGEGGLRLDRVQSEGRSRIEGAEFVRGYRPVAGDLLGGS
- the rsmB gene encoding 16S rRNA (cytosine(967)-C(5))-methyltransferase RsmB; amino-acid sequence: MVRLHHDTPAEAGENAPSMRGNAPPVREIALKALHRTETRDVLPRDALNALFRRYGYSARDRAFATELVYGTIRWRRRLDWTLGRLLRGKPESLTPWIRLILHMGLYQLMKMDQVPAAAATHESVQLAKRYGHEGTVRLTNAVLRTAIRQRERLSRPARGGDPVTDLGVTHSYPDWLAKRWIQRYGMEPTAALMEAGNRPPSLSVRVNTARSTPQDLAESLAPNGIQVEPGRWLDDFLIIRHAGDLHGLAAHESGLFQVQDESAGLAVRLLGPRAGETVVDLCCAPGGKTTYIAQIVGAGGKVIACDSSPHRLRRVEEHRQRMGLGQVRLVVMDGRSPGLEFKADRVLVDAPCSGLGTIARRPDLRWRRTAEDIGRLRGEQLALLEKGAGMVKPGGVLVYSTCTIEPEENEDVVAAFCSRHPGFRPDSPGDWPQELAGVMDGAGRIATLPPVHGVDGSFAVRLRNTG